A window of the Pseudomonas gozinkensis genome harbors these coding sequences:
- a CDS encoding FecR family protein has translation MTQNTLSEAEYDAITDAAAHWCMRLHAVDCTDEEREAFEQWRDAHPLHAFEYEAMVEIWDVAEHLPRPEPAPVVPIRQPVSSWRQYAVAASVCALALPLAAWTGWNLGWLPNSYQHFAATDNVRHVTLSDGSQVELNLNSELTYSNYKDERRVTLKKGEAFFEVSHDLSHPFIVRAAEGRIRVTGTRFNVWMYEDQVKVNLIEGSVLVTSNSRLGGDGLRLGPSMQARYKHGDDMPQISQTYANDNSLAWRSGKLVLDNLSLNEALPQINRYLAKPLMLADNSTGSIRVGGIYNIKELNSFASSLPKVLPVFLTRNKDGNPVINPMPQQPPKN, from the coding sequence ATGACCCAGAACACCCTCTCGGAAGCCGAATACGATGCGATCACCGATGCCGCCGCGCATTGGTGCATGCGTCTGCACGCCGTCGACTGCACCGATGAAGAGCGCGAGGCGTTCGAGCAATGGCGCGATGCACACCCGCTTCACGCGTTCGAGTACGAGGCGATGGTGGAGATCTGGGACGTTGCCGAACACCTGCCGCGTCCGGAGCCTGCGCCGGTCGTGCCGATTCGCCAACCGGTCAGCTCATGGCGCCAGTACGCCGTAGCGGCTTCTGTCTGTGCGCTGGCCTTGCCGCTGGCAGCCTGGACCGGCTGGAACCTCGGCTGGCTGCCCAACAGTTATCAGCATTTCGCGGCCACCGATAATGTCCGCCATGTCACCTTGAGTGACGGCAGCCAGGTCGAGCTGAACCTCAACTCCGAGTTGACCTACAGCAACTACAAGGACGAACGTCGCGTTACCCTGAAAAAGGGCGAGGCTTTCTTCGAAGTCAGCCATGACCTGAGCCACCCGTTCATCGTCAGGGCCGCCGAAGGCAGGATTCGCGTGACCGGCACCCGCTTCAACGTCTGGATGTATGAGGATCAGGTGAAGGTGAATCTGATCGAAGGCTCCGTCCTGGTCACCAGCAACTCTCGACTGGGCGGTGATGGCTTGCGTCTCGGCCCATCGATGCAGGCACGCTACAAACACGGCGATGACATGCCGCAAATCAGCCAGACCTACGCCAACGACAACTCCCTGGCCTGGCGCAGCGGCAAACTCGTACTCGACAACCTGTCGCTGAACGAAGCGTTGCCACAGATCAACCGCTACCTGGCCAAACCCCTGATGCTGGCCGACAACTCGACCGGCTCGATCCGGGTGGGCGGCATCTACAACATCAAGGAGCTGAACAGCTTCGCCAGTTCCCTGCCCAAAGTGTTGCCGGTCTTCCTGACCCGCAACAAGGACGGCAACCCCGTGATCAACCCGATGCCGCAGCAACCGCCAAAAAACTGA
- a CDS encoding PepSY domain-containing protein: MIKRTLAAFVATASLLSAGVALADRPGAGWITIEKAIETAKTKAGYVEVYEIEADNDGYWKGEGRKADGVVYEFRIDGASGNVLRDQKD, encoded by the coding sequence ATGATCAAAAGAACCTTGGCCGCTTTCGTCGCCACAGCCAGTCTTCTGAGTGCCGGTGTGGCGCTGGCGGACCGACCTGGTGCAGGATGGATCACGATCGAAAAGGCCATCGAAACTGCCAAGACCAAGGCCGGGTATGTCGAAGTCTATGAAATCGAGGCCGACAACGACGGTTATTGGAAAGGCGAAGGGCGCAAGGCTGACGGTGTGGTGTACGAATTCCGTATCGATGGCGCATCAGGCAATGTATTGCGCGATCAGAAGGACTGA
- a CDS encoding dermonecrotic toxin domain-containing protein: MIKRESGVIDAGQFNTLQQLIRPVTQAVRFPVVENVRLWEREANYVELAGSLMISEPHAFLYTPAHGLQLLKDYEDLKDTLKEKFIAKGHEDELYGLLSLDERNRFLGFGQPQVSGERIVGDIFRILFESIITKQRQNIEYALQVFRHSDGAVNLHALFDKSLDIRSMIHERLQPIDMGGRWSTHPVISGNQQPSVVLADKALAAIKTFDSVAAPVLEQLRAQPMANLAIQRYWLERLKPDLAQAWFVGVNGEARLRLLSGSLNASVQAIVSNVINADQPSRAQRSALNGFRPDAYALTLECPIQPSPVTLAHCVFITERGGLDEQHSGRAVLWTPALGLEVFDNVAVARQVLKRRLSDSDRRLLLLENIVPSQYQPHQRYSLGPFQYIDGNVLHERMQSTIEHYLVRCQHVRERIKDSARRDRALAGLRGAGLSTNLPLASAHAQAIATRQTLPAWLGMAPVQEQKRHVELLEQWYQSVTDDKDYLSGVPSLVGHVEQTLKSMLDSRFPGSRLDPREIEITPNLALAGPARSLVEFALNHINIAQGTGFRITSKNAATLPAGLNQSAVTQMLLSLAIPTTYARKVIQALSASDPESQKRKQRFFRQLPWQLLQHAHAAKLQQHLSGSAYGLIQQVLDMPDALARAAVHGAHAIACPLSLIKTAGATALPVQGMYVFTPGSRHKGPLVLYAPYAEQVFQEFENENELISALNMPGRLQDLLLRRLQGSERAILRNLLVSSVGQPSEMKLAISAFEGNLLEHLYNDNLVLLEQQLDAQKNSESQFDWETAKILFSQEIRQLSNLLPGKLGYIPVLWKAYDEFKGSAEALQNHHWKRALKSFVRGAEQMIMVGLIPQASDEAEAVVEEVQDMAETAELADIDPTAPQRTMLQSYESMDVALKDLKFDPGQGTYLQVSRNRHFAAVEGKVYPVVKSGNAWRLANSVPQGPLFQKNGPRLVRVADHQTVHYGQVFGRLVERHSITTLRRTMLNIEAQGMEEIRMRFPLKAQALVNAIDLARRYAFYCLHNLVPLANGPIHSRVSHFLEDFFNVPTITPEILSRINAAILPICNALVDPSDELLDTERFVVGSNKWLHDVIAFVLEGDAQKRVHFTEHFFRQQLDQYKPFLLEPFDVDGHAQASTLIHEFSHQFSKALDITTLRAREPFSDLISRITTGGSKLYNDLHADQRSALSLSTPRVRLFAEWNSVFKTWVDVDKVPGMELTHKEILRLTGARNLREARDAFLDQRSPDARINVILRNADSIARLICEVGRQLDPAPAP; the protein is encoded by the coding sequence ATGATCAAGCGCGAAAGCGGTGTCATCGACGCCGGGCAATTCAACACGCTGCAGCAATTGATTCGACCGGTCACTCAGGCCGTGCGCTTTCCCGTCGTGGAAAACGTGCGTCTTTGGGAGCGCGAAGCCAATTATGTAGAGCTGGCGGGCTCGCTGATGATCAGTGAGCCTCACGCCTTCCTCTACACGCCCGCTCACGGCTTGCAACTGCTCAAGGACTACGAGGACCTCAAGGATACGCTGAAGGAAAAGTTCATCGCCAAGGGCCATGAAGATGAGCTCTATGGCCTGTTGAGCCTGGACGAGCGCAATCGTTTTCTCGGTTTCGGGCAGCCGCAGGTGTCCGGCGAGCGGATTGTCGGTGACATTTTCAGGATTCTGTTCGAGTCCATCATCACCAAACAACGGCAGAACATCGAATATGCACTGCAAGTCTTTCGCCACAGCGATGGGGCCGTGAACCTGCATGCGCTGTTCGACAAGAGCCTGGACATCCGCTCGATGATCCACGAGCGACTGCAGCCAATCGATATGGGGGGACGCTGGAGCACGCATCCGGTGATTTCCGGCAACCAGCAACCGTCCGTGGTGCTGGCGGACAAGGCGCTTGCAGCGATCAAGACATTTGACTCGGTGGCTGCGCCAGTCCTTGAGCAGCTCAGGGCGCAGCCGATGGCGAACCTGGCGATCCAGCGCTATTGGCTCGAGCGTTTGAAACCGGATCTGGCGCAAGCCTGGTTCGTCGGGGTCAATGGCGAGGCCAGACTCAGATTGCTCAGTGGCTCCCTGAACGCCTCAGTGCAGGCCATTGTCAGCAATGTCATCAATGCCGATCAGCCGAGCCGGGCGCAGCGCTCCGCCCTCAACGGCTTCCGACCGGATGCCTACGCGTTGACGCTTGAGTGTCCCATCCAGCCGAGTCCAGTCACCCTTGCCCATTGCGTCTTCATCACCGAGCGTGGCGGGCTCGACGAGCAACACTCCGGACGCGCCGTGTTGTGGACTCCGGCCCTCGGGCTGGAGGTTTTCGATAACGTCGCGGTTGCCCGGCAGGTATTGAAGCGGCGCCTGAGCGACAGTGACCGGCGCCTGTTACTGCTGGAAAATATCGTGCCTTCGCAGTACCAGCCTCATCAGCGGTACAGCCTCGGGCCGTTTCAATACATCGATGGCAACGTGTTGCACGAGCGCATGCAGTCCACCATCGAGCACTATCTGGTTCGTTGCCAACATGTGCGCGAGCGGATCAAGGACAGCGCCCGTCGTGATAGGGCACTGGCAGGGCTGCGCGGTGCCGGTCTGTCCACCAATCTGCCTTTGGCCAGCGCACATGCCCAGGCTATTGCCACCCGGCAAACGCTTCCCGCCTGGCTGGGCATGGCACCGGTCCAGGAACAGAAGCGCCATGTCGAACTCCTGGAGCAGTGGTACCAGAGCGTGACTGACGACAAGGATTACCTGTCCGGCGTGCCGTCGCTGGTGGGTCATGTCGAGCAGACATTGAAATCAATGCTCGACAGCCGTTTCCCTGGCAGTCGGCTGGACCCGCGCGAGATTGAAATCACCCCCAATCTGGCATTGGCCGGCCCCGCCCGGTCCCTGGTGGAGTTTGCCCTCAATCACATCAACATCGCCCAGGGCACCGGTTTCAGAATCACTTCGAAAAACGCCGCGACGTTGCCGGCCGGACTGAATCAAAGCGCCGTAACACAAATGCTGCTGTCACTGGCGATACCGACCACCTATGCCCGCAAAGTCATACAGGCGCTGTCGGCAAGCGATCCCGAAAGCCAGAAACGCAAGCAACGTTTTTTCCGTCAATTGCCCTGGCAGCTGCTGCAGCATGCTCACGCAGCAAAACTGCAGCAACATCTTTCAGGCAGCGCCTACGGCCTGATTCAGCAGGTGCTGGACATGCCCGATGCCCTTGCACGAGCAGCCGTGCATGGCGCCCACGCCATCGCCTGCCCGCTGTCACTGATCAAGACGGCCGGCGCGACTGCCCTGCCCGTTCAGGGGATGTATGTTTTCACTCCGGGCAGCAGGCACAAGGGCCCTCTGGTGCTCTATGCGCCATATGCCGAACAGGTTTTCCAGGAGTTCGAGAACGAAAACGAGCTGATTTCAGCCCTCAACATGCCCGGTCGTTTACAAGACCTGCTGCTGCGCCGGCTGCAGGGCAGCGAACGAGCGATATTGCGCAACCTGCTGGTGTCTTCCGTCGGTCAGCCCAGCGAGATGAAACTGGCCATCAGTGCATTTGAAGGCAATCTGCTGGAACACCTCTACAACGACAATCTGGTGCTTCTGGAACAGCAGTTGGACGCCCAGAAAAACTCCGAATCGCAATTCGATTGGGAGACAGCAAAAATCCTGTTCAGTCAGGAAATAAGGCAGCTCAGCAATCTGCTGCCCGGCAAGCTTGGCTACATTCCTGTTCTCTGGAAAGCCTATGACGAATTCAAGGGCTCTGCCGAAGCCCTGCAGAATCACCACTGGAAACGGGCGCTTAAATCCTTTGTCCGGGGCGCCGAACAAATGATCATGGTGGGGTTGATACCGCAGGCATCGGACGAAGCAGAAGCCGTTGTCGAGGAGGTCCAGGACATGGCTGAAACAGCAGAGCTGGCCGACATTGACCCGACCGCGCCCCAACGCACGATGCTTCAATCGTACGAGTCCATGGACGTCGCGCTCAAGGATCTGAAATTCGATCCGGGTCAAGGCACCTATCTTCAGGTATCGCGCAACCGCCATTTCGCAGCGGTTGAGGGCAAGGTGTATCCAGTCGTCAAGAGCGGGAATGCCTGGCGTCTGGCAAACAGCGTCCCGCAAGGTCCGCTCTTCCAGAAAAACGGTCCTCGCCTGGTGCGAGTCGCCGATCACCAGACCGTTCACTACGGACAGGTGTTCGGCAGATTGGTCGAACGCCACAGCATCACAACCCTGCGCCGCACAATGCTCAACATCGAAGCGCAGGGGATGGAGGAAATCCGCATGAGGTTTCCTCTCAAAGCCCAGGCGCTGGTAAACGCGATCGATCTCGCCCGACGCTATGCCTTCTATTGCCTGCATAACCTGGTCCCGCTCGCCAACGGCCCCATCCATTCACGGGTGAGCCATTTCCTGGAGGACTTTTTCAATGTGCCGACGATCACACCCGAGATTCTCTCCAGGATCAATGCCGCCATCCTGCCGATCTGCAACGCGCTGGTAGACCCATCCGATGAGTTGCTCGATACCGAGCGCTTCGTGGTCGGCTCTAACAAATGGCTGCACGATGTCATCGCTTTTGTGCTTGAAGGCGATGCACAGAAGCGGGTGCACTTCACCGAGCATTTTTTCCGACAACAGCTGGATCAGTACAAACCCTTTCTTCTCGAGCCGTTCGATGTAGATGGGCATGCGCAGGCGTCAACGTTGATTCATGAGTTTTCCCATCAATTCAGCAAGGCACTGGACATCACCACCCTCAGGGCACGGGAACCTTTCAGCGACCTGATTTCGAGGATCACCACTGGCGGTTCGAAGCTGTACAACGACCTGCACGCCGATCAGCGTTCAGCCCTGTCGCTCAGCACGCCCCGCGTCCGGTTGTTCGCCGAATGGAACAGCGTGTTCAAGACCTGGGTCGATGTCGACAAGGTGCCGGGCATGGAACTGACTCACAAAGAAATCCTGCGCTTGACCGGCGCGCGGAACCTTCGGGAGGCGCGTGATGCGTTCCTCGACCAACGATCTCCGGACGCGCGCATCAATGTCATTCTGCGTAATGCCGACTCGATAGCCCGCCTGATCTGCGAAGTCGGCCGACAGCTGGATCCGGCGCCGGCCCCCTGA
- a CDS encoding Ldh family oxidoreductase — MSAPHDHAISSTVSLDELTQLLQTIFTRHGTSAEVARTLAANCANAERDGAHSHGVFRIPGYVSTLNSGWVNGKAVPKVEDVASGFVSVDAGNGFAQPALAAARAMLVEKARSAGIAVLAIRNSHHFAALWPDVEPFADEGLVALSVVNSMTCVVPHGADRPLFGTNPIAFAAPRADGAPIVFDLATSAIAHGDVQIAARQGEKLPAGMGVDSLGQPTCDPKAILEGGALLPFGGHKGSALSMMVELLAAALTGGNFSFEFDWKNHPGAKTPWTGQLLIVIDPSKTAGQSFAERSQELVRQMHGVGLKRLPGDRRHLQRARSLAKGIELDQQTLAQLRELAGE; from the coding sequence ATGTCTGCGCCACACGATCATGCAATCTCCTCCACGGTGTCCCTGGATGAGCTGACTCAATTGCTGCAAACGATTTTCACCCGTCACGGCACCTCGGCCGAAGTTGCGCGAACGCTGGCCGCCAATTGCGCGAATGCCGAGCGGGACGGCGCTCACAGCCATGGGGTTTTCCGGATTCCCGGTTATGTTTCGACGCTCAACAGCGGCTGGGTCAACGGCAAGGCCGTGCCGAAGGTCGAGGACGTGGCTTCAGGGTTCGTCAGCGTCGATGCCGGCAATGGTTTTGCTCAACCTGCACTGGCGGCAGCACGTGCAATGCTCGTGGAAAAGGCCCGCAGTGCCGGGATCGCGGTGCTAGCGATCCGCAACTCCCATCACTTCGCCGCGTTGTGGCCGGACGTCGAGCCTTTCGCCGATGAAGGCCTGGTGGCGTTGAGCGTGGTCAACAGCATGACTTGCGTGGTGCCGCACGGCGCCGACCGGCCGTTGTTCGGCACCAATCCGATCGCCTTCGCCGCGCCACGGGCCGACGGTGCGCCGATCGTGTTCGACCTGGCCACCAGCGCCATCGCCCATGGCGACGTGCAGATCGCCGCGCGCCAGGGCGAGAAACTGCCGGCGGGCATGGGCGTCGACAGCCTCGGCCAGCCGACCTGCGACCCGAAAGCGATTCTGGAAGGCGGCGCCTTGCTGCCGTTTGGCGGGCACAAAGGTTCGGCGCTGTCGATGATGGTGGAGTTGCTTGCCGCCGCGCTGACCGGTGGCAACTTCTCGTTCGAATTCGACTGGAAGAATCATCCGGGGGCCAAGACCCCGTGGACCGGCCAGTTGCTGATCGTCATCGACCCGAGCAAGACCGCCGGGCAAAGCTTCGCCGAACGCAGTCAGGAACTCGTACGGCAGATGCACGGGGTAGGTCTCAAGCGCTTGCCGGGGGATCGGCGGCATTTGCAGCGGGCCAGATCATTGGCCAAGGGGATCGAGCTGGATCAACAGACCCTGGCGCAGTTGCGTGAACTGGCCGGCGAATGA
- a CDS encoding DUF883 family protein, with the protein MARKTAVQAAEDQIKDQAFSELQALIEESEKLLKSSASLVGEEAETLRGQIAQKLQQALDSVTSVRDRTKPAVDATESYIGGHPWQTVAISAGFGLVVGLLLGRR; encoded by the coding sequence ATGGCCCGGAAAACCGCCGTTCAAGCCGCCGAAGACCAAATCAAGGACCAGGCCTTCAGCGAACTTCAGGCGCTGATCGAAGAGTCGGAAAAACTGCTCAAGAGCAGTGCCTCGCTGGTCGGCGAGGAAGCAGAAACCCTGCGCGGGCAAATCGCCCAGAAATTGCAGCAGGCGCTGGATTCAGTCACCAGCGTGCGTGATCGCACCAAACCGGCGGTGGATGCCACCGAGAGCTACATCGGCGGGCACCCGTGGCAGACCGTGGCGATCTCCGCCGGCTTCGGTCTGGTGGTCGGATTGCTGCTCGGTCGCCGCTGA
- a CDS encoding LysR family transcriptional regulator — MNQMNIATVDLNLLKVFEALHEESSASRAALRLGVTQSAVSAALRRLREVYGDQLFVRTGRGLAPTLKANQLKPVVSDALNKCRQSLAMVDPTANHYEGRSVTVGLSDDFEIAYGRRLIEEIARRAPKLRLIFRQTHSQIVARALMERSIDLAITAGGFAERLLSRQVLGEGGYACLVDPASLAPGQQQIGLEEFVTREHLLVSSGGFIGITDEGLAALGRSRRVCASTTHFAALPHLLKGSDAVATIPTHAAQAIASMSGLALLPCPLALPRYPIELGWRTSTQIDPVVLAVREAIAASFRAE, encoded by the coding sequence ATGAACCAGATGAATATCGCAACCGTCGACCTCAACCTGCTCAAAGTCTTCGAAGCCCTGCATGAAGAGTCCAGCGCCAGCCGCGCAGCGTTGCGTCTGGGCGTGACCCAGTCGGCGGTCAGCGCGGCTCTGCGCCGGTTGCGCGAGGTGTATGGCGATCAGTTGTTCGTGCGCACCGGCCGGGGATTGGCGCCGACGCTCAAGGCCAACCAGTTGAAACCGGTCGTGAGCGATGCGCTGAACAAATGCCGGCAAAGCCTGGCCATGGTCGATCCAACCGCCAACCACTACGAAGGACGCTCGGTCACCGTGGGCCTCTCGGACGATTTCGAAATCGCTTATGGCCGCCGGCTGATCGAGGAAATCGCCCGCCGCGCGCCGAAACTGCGGCTGATCTTCCGTCAGACCCACAGCCAGATCGTCGCCCGGGCGCTGATGGAGCGCAGCATTGATCTGGCGATCACCGCCGGCGGGTTCGCCGAGCGGCTGCTCAGTCGTCAGGTGTTGGGTGAAGGGGGTTACGCGTGTCTGGTGGATCCGGCGAGTCTGGCGCCGGGCCAGCAGCAGATCGGACTGGAGGAATTCGTTACCCGTGAGCACCTGCTGGTGTCGTCGGGCGGTTTTATCGGGATCACCGATGAGGGGCTGGCGGCGCTGGGCCGCAGTCGCCGGGTCTGCGCCTCGACCACGCATTTCGCGGCGTTGCCGCATCTGCTCAAGGGCAGCGATGCGGTGGCCACCATTCCGACCCACGCCGCGCAGGCGATTGCTTCAATGAGCGGGCTGGCACTGCTGCCCTGCCCGCTCGCGTTGCCGCGTTACCCGATCGAACTGGGCTGGCGCACCAGCACCCAGATCGATCCGGTGGTGCTGGCGGTGCGCGAAGCGATTGCCGCCAGTTTCAGGGCCGAGTGA
- a CDS encoding carbon-nitrogen hydrolase family protein, whose protein sequence is MPKSIVAALQIGALPGGKAETLEQILSWETAISESGASLVVMPEALLGGYPKGEGFGTQLGYRLPEGREAYARYFANAIDVPGAETEALAGLSARTGANLVIGVIERAGSTLHCTALYFDPQAGLVAKHRKLMPTGTERLIWGKGDGSTLPVLDTQVGKLGAVICWENMMPLLRTAMYAKGIEVWCAPTVDEREMWQVSMRHIAHEGRCFVVSACQVQASPDELGVEIANWPGDRPLIAGGSVIVGPMGDVLAGPLRGEAGLLTAEIDTDELVRARYDYDVVGHYARPDVFELSVDERAKPGVRFHT, encoded by the coding sequence ATGCCCAAATCAATCGTTGCCGCCCTGCAGATCGGCGCCTTGCCCGGTGGCAAGGCTGAAACCCTGGAACAGATCCTGAGCTGGGAAACCGCGATCAGCGAATCCGGCGCCTCGTTGGTCGTGATGCCCGAAGCCTTGCTCGGCGGTTACCCGAAAGGCGAGGGATTCGGCACGCAACTGGGTTATCGCTTGCCGGAAGGGCGCGAGGCCTACGCCCGTTATTTTGCCAACGCCATTGATGTGCCGGGCGCGGAAACCGAAGCGCTGGCCGGGCTGTCGGCGCGTACCGGGGCCAATCTGGTGATCGGCGTGATCGAACGGGCCGGCAGCACCTTGCATTGCACCGCGCTGTATTTCGATCCGCAGGCAGGCCTTGTGGCCAAGCACCGCAAACTGATGCCCACCGGCACAGAACGGCTGATCTGGGGCAAGGGCGACGGCTCGACGCTGCCGGTGCTCGACACTCAGGTCGGCAAGCTCGGCGCGGTGATCTGCTGGGAAAACATGATGCCGCTGCTACGCACGGCGATGTACGCCAAAGGCATTGAGGTCTGGTGTGCCCCGACCGTGGACGAGCGCGAGATGTGGCAGGTCAGCATGCGCCACATCGCCCATGAAGGGCGCTGCTTTGTGGTCAGCGCCTGTCAGGTGCAGGCCTCGCCGGATGAACTGGGCGTAGAGATCGCCAATTGGCCCGGGGATCGCCCGCTGATCGCCGGTGGAAGCGTGATCGTCGGGCCGATGGGCGACGTGCTGGCCGGGCCGTTGCGCGGCGAGGCCGGATTGCTCACCGCCGAGATCGACACCGATGAACTGGTGCGCGCCCGCTACGACTACGACGTGGTCGGCCACTATGCGCGGCCGGATGTGTTCGAGTTGAGCGTCGACGAGCGGGCGAAACCGGGGGTGCGTTTTCACACATAA
- a CDS encoding LEA type 2 family protein — protein sequence MRRLQAVILSLLLLSLSACALFPNRDPVNINVVGLEPLPSQDLEVRFAIKLRVQNPNETAIDYNGIALDLEVNGHSLASGVSDQTGSIPRFSETIVSVPVSISAFSVLRQTLGLSQTQTLDNLPYVLRGKLAGGLFGTMRFVDTGKLSLPRASAATW from the coding sequence ATGCGCCGTCTCCAAGCCGTCATCCTGTCCCTGCTTCTGCTCTCCCTCAGCGCTTGTGCGTTGTTTCCCAATCGTGATCCGGTAAACATCAATGTGGTCGGCCTCGAACCGCTGCCTAGCCAGGATCTGGAAGTGCGCTTCGCGATCAAGCTGCGGGTGCAGAATCCCAACGAAACCGCCATCGACTACAACGGCATCGCGCTGGATCTGGAGGTCAACGGCCACTCGCTGGCGTCGGGTGTCAGCGATCAGACCGGCTCGATTCCACGGTTCTCCGAAACCATTGTCAGCGTCCCGGTGAGCATTTCCGCGTTCTCGGTGTTGCGCCAGACCCTGGGCCTGAGCCAGACCCAAACCCTCGACAACCTGCCCTATGTGCTGCGCGGCAAATTGGCGGGCGGGCTGTTTGGCACGATGCGATTTGTCGATACCGGCAAGCTCAGTCTGCCCAGAGCCAGTGCTGCCACCTGGTAA
- a CDS encoding nucleobase:cation symporter-2 family protein, which produces MTVSEKAPRNNDLIYGLNDRPHFTATVFAALQHVLASFVGIITPTLIMGGALGLQSEIPYLISMALFVSGLGTFVQAKRFGPVGSGLLCLQGTSFSFISVILSAGFMVKARGGGTDEILSTIFGVCFFAAFIEVVLSQFIGKLRMLITPVVTGTIITLMGLSLIKVAMTDIAGGFGAADLGAASHVFLAALVLGTIVVLNRVDVPFLRLGAIVIGLTLGYVVAWLMGTVDFANLPEVPVVSVPVPFKYGFNFDWVAFVPVAVIFLVSPLEAAGDLTANSMISRQPVKGPLYIRRIKSGLLADGLNSAMAAVFNSMPMVTFAQNNGVIQLTGVASRYVAFFIAGLLVLLGLFPMIGAVLQLMPKPVLGGAELVMFGTVAVAGIKILAEAGLHRRNMLIVAISVGMGLGIAAVPEVLRELPQALRNIFESPITVGALCAIVLNIFLPEEFIELEEDDFDPEASILQVMENPELPAKAEPATKAAVAQLNR; this is translated from the coding sequence ATGACCGTCTCTGAAAAAGCCCCGCGCAACAACGATCTGATCTACGGCCTCAACGACCGTCCGCACTTCACCGCAACGGTGTTTGCCGCCCTGCAACACGTGCTGGCCAGCTTCGTCGGCATCATCACCCCGACCCTGATCATGGGCGGCGCCCTCGGTCTGCAAAGCGAAATCCCGTATCTGATCAGCATGGCGCTGTTCGTCTCGGGCCTCGGCACCTTCGTTCAGGCCAAGCGCTTTGGCCCGGTCGGTTCGGGGCTGTTGTGCCTGCAAGGCACCAGTTTTTCCTTTATCAGCGTGATTCTCAGCGCCGGTTTCATGGTCAAGGCCCGGGGCGGCGGCACCGATGAAATCCTGTCGACGATCTTCGGCGTGTGCTTCTTCGCCGCCTTCATCGAAGTGGTCTTGAGCCAGTTCATCGGCAAATTGCGCATGCTGATCACCCCGGTGGTGACCGGCACCATCATCACGCTGATGGGCCTGTCGCTGATCAAAGTGGCGATGACCGACATTGCCGGCGGCTTCGGCGCGGCGGATCTGGGCGCGGCCAGCCACGTGTTCCTGGCGGCGCTGGTGCTGGGCACCATTGTGGTGTTGAACCGGGTGGATGTGCCGTTCCTGCGGTTGGGCGCGATCGTTATCGGCCTGACCCTCGGCTACGTGGTGGCGTGGCTGATGGGCACCGTGGATTTTGCCAACCTGCCCGAAGTGCCGGTGGTCAGCGTGCCGGTGCCGTTCAAGTACGGTTTCAACTTCGACTGGGTAGCATTTGTGCCGGTGGCGGTGATTTTCCTGGTGTCGCCGCTGGAAGCCGCCGGTGACCTGACCGCCAACTCGATGATTTCCCGGCAGCCAGTCAAAGGCCCGCTGTACATCCGCCGGATCAAGTCGGGTTTGCTGGCCGACGGCCTCAACTCGGCCATGGCCGCCGTGTTCAACAGCATGCCGATGGTGACCTTCGCCCAGAACAACGGGGTGATTCAGCTGACCGGCGTGGCCAGCCGCTACGTGGCGTTCTTCATTGCCGGCCTGTTGGTGCTGCTGGGTCTGTTCCCGATGATCGGTGCGGTGCTGCAATTGATGCCGAAACCGGTGCTCGGCGGCGCGGAGCTGGTGATGTTCGGCACCGTGGCCGTGGCCGGGATCAAGATCCTCGCCGAGGCCGGCCTGCATCGGCGCAACATGCTGATCGTGGCGATTTCCGTCGGCATGGGCCTGGGCATCGCCGCCGTGCCGGAAGTGCTGCGCGAACTGCCGCAAGCGTTGCGCAATATTTTCGAGTCGCCGATCACCGTCGGCGCGCTGTGTGCGATCGTGCTGAATATCTTCCTGCCAGAAGAGTTCATCGAGCTGGAAGAGGATGACTTCGACCCGGAAGCCTCTATCCTTCAGGTCATGGAAAACCCCGAGCTGCCGGCCAAAGCTGAACCCGCAACGAAGGCCGCTGTCGCACAGTTGAACCGTTGA